The DNA sequence TCGTGCACGCCGTGCGCGAGGTCGCCGGAGCGATCACGGCTTCGACCATCACGACGGTCGCGGTGTTCGTGCCGATCGCGCTCGTCGAGGGCGTGACCGGCGAACTGTTCCGTCCGTTCTCGCTGACGGTCACGATCGCGCTGCTCGCCTCGCTGCTCGTGTCGCTCACGATCGTGCCCGTGCTCGCGTACTGGTTCCTCAAGCCCGCCAAGGTGCACGCGCACGGCGGCGAAGGGGCGACGGATGCCGCGGCGGCGGCGTTCGTCGATCAGGCGGGCAAGGGCGCTCCCGACGAGCTCGAGCACCCGTCGCGCCTGCAGCGCGGGTACCTGCCGATCATCGCCTGGACCCTGAAGCACAGCTTCGTGACGATCATCATCGCGCTGCTCGTGCTCGGCGGCACGGTCGCGATGGTCCCCCTGATGAAGACCAACTTCCTCGGTTCGTCGGGCCAGAACACGTTCCAGGTCACCCAGGAGCTCCCCGTGGGTTCGAGCCTCGACGCCATGGACGCGGCATCCGAGCCCGTCGAACAGGCGATCCTCGACACCGAGGGCGTCGAGACCGTGCAGACCTCGATCGGGTCGGGCAGCGGACTCGCCGCGATCTTCGGCGGCGGCGGCGCGACGGTCACCTACTCGATCACCACCGATGAAGACGCCGACCAGGAGGCGCTGCAGGCCGACGTTCGCGAGAGCCTCGACGGGCTCTCCGACGTGGGCCAGGTCACGCTCACCGCGTCGAGCGGGTTCGGGGCGTCGAACGACATCGCGGTGAACATCACCGCGTCGAACGCCGAAGACCTGCAGGCGGCGACCGATGCGATGGTCGACGAGTTCGAGAGCTTCGACTCGCTGACGCAGGTCAGCTCGAACCTGTCCGAGTCGCGCGAGTACATCGCCGTCGAGATCGACCGCGACGCGGCGGCCGATGCCGGGTTCTCCGAGGTGGCGCTCGGCGGGTTCGTGTCGGGCAAGATGTCGCCGCAGGCCAAGGGCTCCGTCGTCATCGACGAGCAGACGCTCACGATCTACATCGCCGACGAGAACCCCCCGACCACGGTCGAGGAGCTCCAGGGCCTCGAGGTGCCGACGGCGACCGGCCTGGTTCGCCTCGACACCCTGGCGACGGTCGAGACGGTCGACGGCCCCACCTCGATCACGACCGTGCAGGGTCTGCGCAGCGCGACCGTCACGGCGACCCCGGCCGGCGACGACCTCACGGCGGCCAACGCCGACGTGTCGACCGCGCTCGCCGAGGTCGACCTGCCCGCGGGCACGACCGCCGAGATCGGCGGCGTGTCGGCCGACCAGGCCGAGTCGTTCTCGCAGCTCGGACTCGCGCTGCTCGCCGCGATCCTCATCGTGTACATCGTGATGGTCGCGACGTTCCGCTCGCTGCTCCAGCCGCTGCTGCTGCTCGTCTCGGTGCCGTTCGCGGCGACGGGTGCCATCGCCCTGCAGGTCATCACGGGCGTGCCGCTCGGCGTCCCCTCGCTGATCGGCGTGCTGATGCTCGTCGGCATCGTGGTGACGAACGCGATCGTGCTCGTCGACCTCGTGAACCAGTACCGCGATCGAGGCATGAACGTGCGCGACGCGCTCGTGCACGGCGCCTCGCGACGACTGCGCCCGATCCTCATGACGGCTCTGGCGACGATCTTCGCCCTCGTGCCGATGGCCCTCGGCGTCACCGGCCACGGCGGGTTCATCTCGCAGCCCCTCGCGATCGTCGTGATCGGCGGACTGCTCTCGTCGACCGTGCTCACGCTCGTCGTGCTGCCCGTGCTCTACAACCTCGTCGAGGGCGGGCGCGAGCGTCGCGCGGCCAAGCGCGCGGCGCGTGCCGAGGCCGCCGAGACCGCAGATGCCGCCACGGAGCCCGCACTGGTTCCCGCCGGTCGAGGAGCGGAGCCTCTCGAGACGAGCGCATCCGACGAGGCGTCCGAGCCCGACGAGCCCACCGAGCCGAAGCTCGGAGCCTGACCCGGCCCAAGGCCCGCCCGAACGGCGAGGGGCCGCATGCGATCACTCGCATGCGCCCCTCGGCCGTTCCCGCCGGATCCTGCCCGGCTCGAGGCATCCGTCGATCAGACCTGCTCGTCGACCGGTGCCTCGAACTGCGCGTTGTAGAGGCGGTAGTACGCGCCCTTCGCGGCGAGCAGCTGCGTGTGCGAGCCCTGCTCGACGATCGAGCCGTCCTCCATCACGAGGATCACGTCGGCGTCGCGGATCGTCGAGAGCCGGTGCGCGATGACGAAGCTCGTGCGGTTCTCGCGCAGGGCGGCCATGGCCTTCTGCACGAGCACCTCGGTGCGCGTGTCGACCGAGCTCGTCGCCTCGTCGAGGATCAGCACGTTCGGCCGGGCGAGGAACGCCCTGGCGATGGTGATGAGCTGCTTCTCGCCGGCCGAGAGGTTGCCGGCCTCGTCGTCGAGCACGGTGTCGTACCCGTCGGGCAGTGCGTGCACGAACCGGTCGACGTAGGCGGCCACGGCCGCTGCGAGGATCTCCTCCTCGGTGGCATCCGGTCGCCCGTAGGCGATGTTGTCGCGGATCGTGCCCCCGAACAGCCAGGTGTCCTGCAGCACCATGCCCGTGCGCGAGCGCAGGTCGTCGCGGGTCATGTCGTTGATGTCGACGCCGTTGTAGGTGATGCGACCCGAGTCGACGTCGTAGAACCGCATGATGAGGTTCACGAGCGTCGTCTTGCCTGCACCCGTCGGCCCGACGATCGCGACCGTCGAGCCCGGCTCGGCCACGAGGTCCATGTGCTCGATGAGCGGCTTGTCGGGCGAGTAGCTGAACGAGACGTCCTCGAACGCCAGGCGCGCGCCGGCCTCGCCGCCTTCCGCGACGGATGCCGGTGACGCCGGCGTCTCGGGGTCGGCGTCCTGCTCGTCTGCGTCGAGCAGCTCGAAGATGCGCTCGGCGCTCGCGACGCCCGACTGCAGCAGGTTGGCCATGGAGCCGAGCTGGCTGAGCGGCTGCGTGAACTGGCGGGAGTACTGGATGAACGCCTGCACGTCGCCGAGCCGCATGGTGCCGCCGGCGACCATGAGCCCGCCCACGACGGCGATGGCGACATATACGAGGTTCCCGACGAACATCATGGCCGGCATGATGATGCCCGACACGAACTGGGCGCCGAAGCTCGCCGTGTACAGCTCGTCGTTCTTGGCGTCGAATGCCTCGTCGACCTCCTTCTGGCGGCCGAACACCTTGACGAGCGAGTGCCCCGTGAAGGTCTCCTCGATCCGTGCGTTGAGCATGCCGGTGTGCTTCCACTGGGCGGCGAACATCTTCTGCGATCGCTTCGCGATGACGACCGTGATGACCGCCGAGAGGGGGATCGTCACGAGCGCCACGAGGGCGAGCACTGGCGAGATGGTGAACATCATGACCAGCACGCCGACGACCGTCAGCAGCGAGGTCAGCATCTGGCTCATGGTCTGCTGCAGGCTCT is a window from the Agromyces sp. CF514 genome containing:
- a CDS encoding efflux RND transporter permease subunit, whose translation is MSLLAALSMKNRALIALVTVVVAIFGGISLTTLKQELAPSISFPQLSIITQYPGASPDVVNTDVSTPIETAIQGITGLEDTSTNSSTGVSRVTASFTYGTDLAFAEQKLLSSINRISSQLPDDVDPQVLALSLDDFPVLQIAVTGADDTAALSDELTRTTLGEIKDVDGVRDATLVGDSGQRVTITPDPAKLASYGLTSQAIGDALAQNGVLIPAGSITEGDKTYAVQTGARIGSIDELAALPVLGGTEAAPVAPDAAAGALPDGTAIPGAGAVAAASVPVALAIDDVASVALDENPVTSISRVNGEPALTIQVTKLPAANTVDVSTAVTALLPDLQASLDSTNPGAEFTVVFDQAPYIQQSIESLATEGLLGLAFAVIVILLFLLSVRATLVTAISIPTSVLITFIGLQATGYTLNILTLGALTIAIGRVVDDSIVVIENIKRHLVAGVDKAETIVHAVREVAGAITASTITTVAVFVPIALVEGVTGELFRPFSLTVTIALLASLLVSLTIVPVLAYWFLKPAKVHAHGGEGATDAAAAAFVDQAGKGAPDELEHPSRLQRGYLPIIAWTLKHSFVTIIIALLVLGGTVAMVPLMKTNFLGSSGQNTFQVTQELPVGSSLDAMDAASEPVEQAILDTEGVETVQTSIGSGSGLAAIFGGGGATVTYSITTDEDADQEALQADVRESLDGLSDVGQVTLTASSGFGASNDIAVNITASNAEDLQAATDAMVDEFESFDSLTQVSSNLSESREYIAVEIDRDAAADAGFSEVALGGFVSGKMSPQAKGSVVIDEQTLTIYIADENPPTTVEELQGLEVPTATGLVRLDTLATVETVDGPTSITTVQGLRSATVTATPAGDDLTAANADVSTALAEVDLPAGTTAEIGGVSADQAESFSQLGLALLAAILIVYIVMVATFRSLLQPLLLLVSVPFAATGAIALQVITGVPLGVPSLIGVLMLVGIVVTNAIVLVDLVNQYRDRGMNVRDALVHGASRRLRPILMTALATIFALVPMALGVTGHGGFISQPLAIVVIGGLLSSTVLTLVVLPVLYNLVEGGRERRAAKRAARAEAAETADAATEPALVPAGRGAEPLETSASDEASEPDEPTEPKLGA
- a CDS encoding ABC transporter ATP-binding protein, with product MTTEQRDAQPDTGSISAATQAEVASEAEAAPAPAAPPRRGGGPFGGGAQAPVQKAIDFWPSAKRLIGRLRPEAWPVISVTVLAIIGVVFSVLGPKLLGEGTNIIFEGVVSSALGGQMPAGTTQAQAVEMLRAAGQDDIANMVSAMNDFSVGAGIDFQALGMVLMGVLALYLLASLFMWLQGWVLNGAIQRTVYRLREDVEEKINRLPLKYFDGMQRGEVLSRVTNDMDNVSQSLQQTMSQMLTSLLTVVGVLVMMFTISPVLALVALVTIPLSAVITVVIAKRSQKMFAAQWKHTGMLNARIEETFTGHSLVKVFGRQKEVDEAFDAKNDELYTASFGAQFVSGIIMPAMMFVGNLVYVAIAVVGGLMVAGGTMRLGDVQAFIQYSRQFTQPLSQLGSMANLLQSGVASAERIFELLDADEQDADPETPASPASVAEGGEAGARLAFEDVSFSYSPDKPLIEHMDLVAEPGSTVAIVGPTGAGKTTLVNLIMRFYDVDSGRITYNGVDINDMTRDDLRSRTGMVLQDTWLFGGTIRDNIAYGRPDATEEEILAAAVAAYVDRFVHALPDGYDTVLDDEAGNLSAGEKQLITIARAFLARPNVLILDEATSSVDTRTEVLVQKAMAALRENRTSFVIAHRLSTIRDADVILVMEDGSIVEQGSHTQLLAAKGAYYRLYNAQFEAPVDEQV